In one window of Tellurirhabdus rosea DNA:
- a CDS encoding SusC/RagA family TonB-linked outer membrane protein, which produces MKRSFTGLWLVLWLCTLGTAFAQSRTITGKIVSAADGSGLPGANVIIKGTDRGTTANAQGDYSVSAPANATLIVSFIGFVNQEIAAGNRDVINISMEEDASQLAEVVVTALGITREKKALGYSVQEVSGKQMTQARTTNFVNALSGKIAGVQITGSNGAPGASSRILIRGASSIGSNNQPLFVVDGVPIDNGNYGSGTGIDYGNGASSLNPDDIENVSVLKGPSAAALYGSRGANGVILITTKSGKGAKGIGVSVNSNTAFDDVFRMPEWQNEYGQGNKGQFSFVDGTGKGVNDGVDESWGPKMDGRLIPQFDSPIAADGTRTPTPFVPHPDNVKNFFETGRTFTNNIAITGGSDKGDFRLSFTDLNQTGILPNTDYKRRTVSLNAGWNLTKKLNVRATGNYVKDGSDNRTNWGLYFIWFGRQVDMDKLKNYQAPGSIYQYNWNYNYWTNPYYVLNLSTRANERDRIYGNVQATYKFTPWLSLTARTGTDVYADRRKTRSAARIDNLNGAKQFDTYNEEQIFVRESNSDFLLNANQKFGEFDVTANVGGNHRRNYAQRNYMGATELAIPRVWNLGNSRQAKVAENSFTEKSVNSLYASANIGFRNYLFLDLTARNDWSSALPSSNRSYFYPSAAVSAILTDIFNVNSPVLSFAKVRAGVARVGNDTDAYRLIQAYKYENPWGSTPTLSENNAMLNASLKPELTNSYEVGAEVKLWHNRVGVDVTYYNKESFNQILDVNISQATGFNSKLMNAGKLQNKGIEVQLSVTPVKAGPFQWDVALNWAQNRNKVVELGEGLTTYQLNTVYNPLTQTTTNYTIRGMSVEARVGQPYGTFFGQGFLRDPKGNIVYDSKGFPQIDPTRRILGNFTPKWIGGLQNTFSYKNLSLSTLLDMKHGGDIFSQTVNIGRYTGVLQETLVGREEGIVGQGVVNVGTAAEPNYVPNTTRISSEEWHKKYYSLTNNEATIFDGSFLKLREVRLTYVLSGQVFKRLPFRDVALSVVGRNLALLHSNVPHIDPETSYYNDGNLQGIENGQIPTTRTVGFNISFNL; this is translated from the coding sequence TTGTCAACCAGGAGATTGCCGCAGGCAACCGGGATGTGATCAACATTTCGATGGAGGAAGACGCTTCTCAACTGGCCGAGGTGGTCGTGACGGCCCTGGGCATTACCCGCGAAAAGAAAGCACTCGGGTACTCGGTTCAGGAGGTGAGCGGCAAGCAGATGACACAGGCCCGCACGACCAACTTTGTCAACGCGCTCTCCGGGAAAATTGCCGGGGTGCAGATTACAGGGTCGAACGGAGCCCCCGGCGCGTCCTCGCGTATATTGATCCGCGGTGCCAGTTCGATCGGGAGCAACAACCAGCCGCTTTTCGTCGTGGACGGGGTGCCCATCGACAACGGCAACTACGGCTCGGGGACCGGCATCGATTACGGCAACGGCGCGTCGTCGCTGAACCCGGATGATATTGAAAATGTCAGCGTGCTGAAAGGGCCGAGCGCCGCCGCACTGTACGGCTCACGCGGGGCCAACGGGGTCATTCTGATCACGACCAAAAGCGGAAAAGGCGCGAAAGGCATCGGCGTTTCGGTCAACTCCAACACGGCGTTTGACGATGTGTTCCGGATGCCGGAGTGGCAGAACGAATACGGACAGGGCAACAAAGGCCAGTTTTCGTTCGTCGATGGAACGGGCAAAGGCGTCAACGACGGGGTGGACGAAAGCTGGGGTCCGAAAATGGACGGCCGCCTGATTCCGCAGTTCGACTCGCCGATCGCCGCCGACGGAACGCGCACGCCGACGCCGTTTGTGCCGCATCCGGACAACGTCAAGAACTTCTTCGAAACCGGCCGGACGTTTACCAACAACATCGCCATTACCGGCGGCAGCGATAAGGGCGACTTCCGCCTGTCGTTCACAGATCTGAACCAGACCGGCATCCTGCCCAACACGGATTACAAACGCCGCACGGTATCGCTGAACGCCGGCTGGAACCTGACCAAAAAACTGAACGTCCGGGCAACGGGCAACTACGTGAAGGACGGCAGCGACAACCGCACCAACTGGGGGCTTTACTTTATCTGGTTTGGCCGTCAGGTGGACATGGATAAGCTGAAAAACTACCAGGCGCCGGGCAGCATTTACCAGTACAACTGGAACTACAACTACTGGACAAACCCGTACTACGTGCTGAACCTGAGCACGCGGGCCAACGAGCGCGACCGGATCTACGGCAACGTGCAGGCAACCTACAAGTTTACGCCCTGGCTCTCGCTGACGGCCCGCACCGGAACGGACGTATACGCCGACCGTCGCAAAACCCGCAGCGCCGCCCGGATCGACAACCTGAACGGAGCCAAACAGTTCGACACCTATAACGAGGAGCAGATTTTCGTGCGCGAATCCAACTCGGACTTCCTGCTGAACGCCAACCAGAAATTCGGGGAGTTCGACGTGACGGCCAACGTCGGGGGTAACCACCGCCGCAACTACGCCCAGCGCAATTACATGGGCGCTACCGAACTCGCGATTCCGCGCGTCTGGAATCTGGGCAACTCCCGGCAGGCGAAAGTGGCCGAGAACTCCTTCACCGAAAAATCGGTCAACAGCCTGTACGCTTCGGCCAACATCGGCTTCCGCAACTACCTGTTTCTGGACCTGACCGCCCGCAACGACTGGTCGAGTGCGCTGCCGTCGAGCAACCGCTCGTATTTCTACCCCTCAGCGGCCGTGAGCGCCATTCTGACGGATATTTTCAACGTCAACTCGCCGGTGCTTTCGTTTGCCAAAGTTCGCGCGGGTGTCGCCCGGGTGGGGAACGACACGGATGCCTACCGTCTGATTCAGGCTTACAAGTACGAAAACCCCTGGGGCAGCACGCCGACGCTTTCGGAGAACAACGCCATGCTGAACGCCAGCCTGAAGCCCGAACTGACCAACTCCTATGAAGTGGGAGCCGAAGTGAAGCTGTGGCACAACCGCGTCGGGGTTGATGTGACGTACTACAACAAAGAGTCGTTCAACCAGATTCTGGACGTCAACATCTCGCAGGCGACGGGCTTCAACTCCAAGCTGATGAACGCCGGTAAACTGCAGAACAAAGGCATCGAAGTGCAGCTGAGCGTCACGCCGGTCAAAGCCGGACCGTTCCAGTGGGACGTGGCCCTGAACTGGGCGCAGAACCGCAACAAGGTGGTGGAACTGGGCGAGGGCCTGACGACCTACCAGCTCAACACCGTTTACAACCCGCTGACGCAGACCACAACGAACTACACCATCCGCGGCATGTCGGTGGAAGCACGGGTGGGCCAGCCGTACGGGACGTTCTTCGGCCAGGGCTTCCTGCGCGACCCCAAGGGCAACATCGTGTACGACTCCAAAGGCTTTCCGCAGATCGACCCGACCCGCCGCATTCTGGGCAACTTCACGCCGAAATGGATTGGTGGCCTGCAAAACACGTTTTCCTACAAAAACCTGTCGCTCAGCACCCTGCTGGACATGAAGCATGGCGGCGACATCTTCTCGCAGACGGTCAACATCGGCCGGTACACGGGCGTCCTTCAGGAAACGCTGGTGGGCCGCGAGGAAGGCATTGTCGGACAGGGTGTTGTCAACGTCGGAACGGCTGCCGAACCGAATTACGTGCCCAACACCACCCGGATCTCGTCGGAGGAATGGCATAAGAAGTACTATTCGCTGACCAACAACGAAGCCACCATTTTTGACGGCAGCTTCCTGAAACTGCGCGAAGTACGCCTGACCTACGTGCTGTCCGGTCAGGTGTTCAAGCGGCTGCCGTTCCGCGACGTAGCGCTGTCGGTGGTGGGCCGGAACCTCGCCCTGCTGCACAGCAACGTACCGCACATTGATCCGGAAACGAGCTACTACAACGACGGCAACCTCCAGGGCATCGAAAACGGGCAGATTCCGACCACGCGCACCGTTGGGTTCAACATCAGCTTTAACCTGTAA